The DNA sequence cacggggcactctgttcggCGACATCAGCTAACCGctcacacaatgccatacacatctgtggtctgtggttgaggccagttggaagtacttccaaattctctaaaacgacgttggaggatTATGGTTGAGAAATTATCATTAAATTacctgtcaacagctctggtgaacattcctacagtcagcatgccaattgtgcaCTCCCTcacaacttgagacatttgtggcattgtgttgtgacaaaactgcacattttagcgtggccttttattgtccccagcacaagttgcacctgtgtaatgatcattaatttaatcagcttcttgatatgccacacctgccaggttgatggattatcttgacaaaggataaaatgctcatcaacagggatgtaaacaaatttgtgcacaacagttctgggaccttttatttcagctcatgaaaccaacacgttacatattgcgtttatattgttCAGTGTATTTTGCTCATTTCAAATATGCTGTCCAAGAGAGACAACAATTCATGATGTTACAACTTGTACAATGTATTTAAGCTTTTCAAAACTTCTAGCTGCATTTGAGGGTGTAACGGTTTACGTTAGTggaagaaggagtagaccaaagcgcagcgtggtaagtgttcatgttgtaaatttaATCAAAACAGAACACTAAAAAAAATAACGagcacaaaacagttctgtcagcTGATACACacaaaataactacccacaactcaagggttgaaaccaggctgcctaagtatggttctcaatcagagacaacgattgacagctgcctctgattgggaaccataccaaacacatagaaatacaaacatagaacaaaacatcacaccctgaccaaactaaaaatagaaacatacaaagcaatctacgatCAGAGGGTAAGAAGAATACTTATTTTCTATTGCCTGTGGATTGCACAACACTATCATTCTGCTATCATCACCAGTGAATATGAAGAAAAAGTTGAGTAGCCTACATACTATGGCCTCTCTCCAACCTGACAGTAGAAGAAGACTGAGCCCTCAGGAAGGTGGGACATCACTCCTCTAACAACTGGCTCagctggaggggaaggaggagaagaaagatggCAAATGTGTGTGGCTTTGATGTATGCACACCATAAATTACAcaatagtacagtacaatatataATAAAAACAGAAAATATTGCACAAAACAAGCACCCCCTGTAAACACTTTACAGAGATTAGTTGGCTTGGCTACCATGAATTGCCAACCACAGTGTAGCAGAGACTGACACACTATGACAGACAGCTGGGAAAGAAAGCCAACTGCTATACTTGTTTGGTACACCAATGTATAGCCATAAAACAATACTTCTGTTACCTTTCACACAATCTGGACACCAGCTCAACCCTTGAGCTCTTTATCACCAGagaaatatgcaaatatgtcATTTCCTTTCCTCTCAGACACTGCTTTGCAAAATTCATCATAACCATGGACCTTTACTTCTTCGTAATGAGACATGATGATATAGAATAAGAAGCAGTATTATCAATTATCGTAGGCTAGGCAAGCAGGTATGAAGCATTTCATGCAATAACAAATACGACATGGACTCTTCGCCCTATGATCGCTTCTAAAATTCTACAAGCAGAGTgtaagaggtaaagagagaggctCAACTCGGAGGGAAATCTGCCTCCGTCCATCAGGTGGCATTTTTGCCCACCAAgtgaggagtttttgtatggatgtcaatgagagtgtcgaatttggttaatggcttatttgctacgtgaTGTTTAGTTGATTTAATATAAGTTTCGTAATTCTTAGGTTGTTACGAGTGCACttatataagtaggacacgtgacaccCACGcaacttttttatattttttaaacaatttataTCGGAGTTGTCTCTAtagctatgcatattcatgatatgaggctagtagcatagcagctctccattgaatacagacGATTAACGTCAACAACCCTCATCGAATATTCAAAAGAAGTATTAAAATAATAAgatatccaccaatccaaagaaaggataggtGGGATCTAAACAGCACACTGTGCCGCTTTGTGGACAACGAatcccattgttagggcagagaGACAAGTAAATCTTGTCAGTATATTCATAATCTTTGCTACGAGTACAGAACACGCATGACAAGGCTTCCTCTTGTCTATGAAAAATAAAAGTGATTGGACAACTTCATCTTATTCGTGTAATGTGTTTGATGATTGTTTAATCGAAACAAACAATCTTATGGACACAAATAGATAGAACAATTAAAATCGAATAATATTGATCAAATGTTAGTCAAATTGTACGGTCAAATTAGTATTTTAAGTGTCCTACATTTGGTTATGTTTGATCATTTCTGCTATCCGTAGGTTAGAAATACTCGCTTCCTGTTTTTACGGAAGACAGTGCTTATTATTGGTTGTCATGGCGgcgttttaaaaaaaaaactgagatTAGATTGCTAGCTAGCTGTCGAAGTGTATCCCGTACAAATAGTCCCCGAGCCACATATTTTCAATTTATTTACATGATAATAATCGAAGCATAATGTTGCATGGCTAGATACGTACTGAAACGTTAGAGTAAGGTTGGCAAAATGGATCAAAGCTAAGCGTTAGcctaattttagctagctatctaggcAGCTAGCCAGGGTTACAGCTGATGTAGATAtaccggtagctagctagctagcggatTTAGGAACAGctatggctgcaaactttctgaAGGAGTCTCCGATGACCTTAGGACAATCGAAAAGCTGGGTCACATTAGGTACAAATCGTAGCTCTCGACTTTCTCAGAATCAGGTAAGACAACGTTAGCTAAAGGACATTCATGTAAACCCACATATGGTCAAATGGATTGTGAACTATCTGACCAATAAACCACGATTCGTAAAACTGAACAGGAGGTACTATCCGACCAGGTATGCACAAACACGGTAACGTTAGCCCCACAATGGACGGTCCAGTCACCTTTCCTGGTTACCtttcctggggcggcagggtagcctagtggttagagcgttggactagtaaccgaaaggttataaattcgaatccccgagctgacaaggtacaaatctgtgttgttgtttttgtcgcactgctttgctttatcttggccaggtcgcagttgtaaatgagaactagcctacctggttaaacaaaggtgaaataaaaaaaatgtgctgGAAGGGAAACTTAGCTTAAGGATAACAAACAAACTGGACAAAATCATGAAGAAACCAAGTGATACAATCAGATGCAGTCGAGTCAATGCAGGACATGTTCATAAAAAGGCTGCAAGCTAAAACACACATGATCATGGACAATGctacacacccactccacagcgcTCTAATgcaacataaactcagcaaaaaaagaaatgttgtctcactgtcaactgtgtttattttcagcaaacttaacatgtgtaaatatttgtatcaacataacaagattcaacaactgagacataaactgaacaagttccactgaaaatgaataatgtgtccctgaacaaaggtgggggttgaaatcaaaagtaacagtctggtgtggccaccagctgcattaagtactgcagtgcatctcctcctcatggactgcaccagattttccagttcttgttgtgagatgttacaaccctcttccaccaaggcaccagcaaattcccagacatttctggggggaatgaccctagccctcaccctccaatccaacagcagaacactgacattcctgtcttgcaggaaattacTCACAGAATGAGCATtatgactggtggcattgtcatgctggagggtcatgtcaggatgagcctgcaggaagggtaccacatgagggaggaggatgtcttccctgtaacgcacagcattgagattgcctgcaatgacaacaagctcggcccgatgatgctgtgacacaccaccccagaccatgactgacccaccacctccaaatcgatacCACTCCAGAGTAcgggcctcggtgtaatgctcattccttcaacgataaacgcgaatccgaccatcacccctagtGGGACAAAATcttgactcgtcagtgaagagcacttcttgccagtcctgtctggtccagcgatggtgggtttgtgcccatagacaacgttgttgcaggtgatgtctggtgaggacctgccttagaacaggcctacaagccctcagtccagcctctctcagcctattgcggacagtatGAGCActagccacatctgcagtcctcatacctccttgcagcatgcctaaagcacattcacgcagatcctgggcatctttcttttgatgtttttcagagtcagtagaaaggcttctttagtgtcctaagttttagtgaccttaattgcctaccatctgtaagctgttagtgtcttaacgaccgttccacaggtacatgttcattaattgtttatggttcactgaacaagcatgggaaacggtgtttaaaacctttacaatgaagatctgtgaagttatttggatttttcaaATCTTTgaaggacagggtcctgaaaaagggatgtttctttttttgatgagtttagcagtagtagtaggttCATCCTGCCCAAAAGGTCATTTTTACACACAGCCATTATAAATGACTAATTTGTTATGCCTTTTTAATGTTTAGTTGTTGTCTAATCTCCTGATAAACAGCATCATTTCTTACGTGTCTTTTATGGCTATTAACGTGCATTGTCTTATTTAAGGAAtaaggctagaggaggtgtggtatatataggtacaacccttagccgtgctatattggccatttaccccccctccccccgctCTAACTATCAACGtagttagagcagtaaaaatacatgttttgtcatacccgtggtttgcggtctgatataccatggctgtcagccaatcaacattcagggcttgaaccccCTCGGTTTATAatgtgttttatcatgtgtttGTCACTGATACGGGTCCTGTCTTTGTCAATTTATTGATATGATGCTGAAGTGATAAAACAATTTCCCAAGTTGGGATTAATAAAGTACTACtgtactctctgctctctctctatcttatgATACTAGCATGCCATCATGATGGATATTGAAATATAACATTATGAATGCCAGTTGATGTGGCCAGATCATAAATTGGACAGCCGGATGTAACATCAACTTAGCTATCTAAGTTGGTCATTATGTCATTGCAACAACAGGAATGATGCCAGTGCCACTATTGGTCTCTTTCAGTTACTTTTCAATGCAGCCATGCCTGCCAACGCCTATAACCGTGCTACCCAAGTTGGCCCACCTGCACCCATTGTGATTGAGAAGCTGATGCCCTGGGTAGAGAAGCGGGATGACCTGGATAGCACCTGcagctctctgtgtttctctgctcTGTCTGAGGAGCGTCTGCTGGCTGCAGTCAGGCTGGCCAAGAGAGATCTGAGGAAGAGACGACAGGAGTCATTGAACAGCTCCCCCATCAGACCACAGCCAGAGGAGACCACTCCCATCAAGGACAATGTGGAGCAGGTAAATAAGAGCTCATCAGTATACTCCCCTTTCACTTGTACTGTTTATATCCATCTTATTCTTCTCCAAGAACGATTCATCGATGATCAGCCTTTATAATTTTTCAATTTCAAGCAGAAGGGGGTTGTTCCTAAGGGGAGGTCCAAGACCGCCGGCCCCAAAGAAGATGTGATTCAGTCTGGAGCCAAGGTGCTTGTTTACACCCCCCAGAAGTACGTCTCCATACCCCCTGGGCCTGATCATGGCCGGTCCCCCCCAACCAAAGACCCAGGCCCAAGGCAAACAGCCAGCAAGGAGCCCCACACAGCCCTCAGCCAGGAGGTCCGCAGGCTGCAGAGAGAGCTGGCCAACTTCATCCAGAGAATAGATCAGCTGGCTAACAGAGGTAACTCCACATAAATAATGtcacccatgagtttaccagtcaaatggCCATGGTCTGAGGTTCtagtgattctatttctatgggtaaCACACCTGGAGTGGCAACTTGTTGCCATACAGGTGCTAATATGCCAATCTATTTAATATGCTGTTATGAACTTATTTGAATGTTatttattgtatgggacactgcATGCAATTTAGAGGCCCATGTGTATTGTGCTGTGCATTGCAGGGCGAATGGTTGTAGAGCCCTTGGAGCCTGATGAGCAGCGCAGGGTGGTGGTCCGCAGACAGGAACAGGCAGCCCGCTCTGCACGCATCATCTATGTGCTACAACAACAGGTGAAAGAGATCCAAGAGGATTTAGACAAATTACGCTCCCAGAAGATTCAGCACACAAACAAAGTAAGTCTCACTTAATACCCCAAGCTGTGATGAGGTTCATGATGAGGACAATGACAAAGACTAAcacccatctccctctgtcttcgtTTTCTCAGTCCAGAGCGATGGACAGGTTGGCTGCTGCCCACAGAGGGGCGGTCAGGGCCATGCAGGTGTTCACTAATCAGCTGTCTGACACGTCTGAGGGCGGGATGCCCTCCTATTATAAAGAGCTGGGCCAGCTGATCCGCCAGCTGTCTCTGTGCTCGGCCAAGGTGGAGGTGGGCCAGGGATCAGCCGTCCCAGAGACTGCCCTAGACATCCTGCTGAAACTAGAGGTCAGTCATAGGCTTTTGACCAGGGGCAGGGGTCAAAGTTCTCTGGTCCtatgtaatgcactatatagcaAATAGAAAGCCATTTGTGATGCATCAATAGATTAAATCCATCACCTACAGGTCACACTCACCTTATGACACAGAAGACGGACACCAGAAAATGTCCCAAATCTATTGCTAATTTTTGATAAGCAATCAAACTTTGTAAATCAATATTAAGTTATACAAGCAATGCTCTATTTTAAAAAACGAAGCTATTCAATCTAAAGACATTGGAAATAAATGTGCTGGAGAGCTACACAACCATAGGTAGAGCTGATGTATTATACACTACATTTAATTTAGATTTTATTTGGCTTCTTGAATTTTAATGTTAACAGAATATATTTgattttcctgtctctctgtgtgtttctcagaCCCTGGATACTGCTCTAAGCAAACAGGAGAGTCACGGACAGAGGAGGCAGGCCCGAGTACGCAGCTCTTCCCCTGCACGCCACCGCAGGTCTCCACATCGCAGCACGTCTCCTCCCCGTCCACCCAGGGGCCCTGCCACCAGGGGTCTCAGAGGACCTCGTAGAGCAGCAGGTCCCAAGAAGTCCTTCCCTGGTGAGCAACGAGCAGGTGTTCTCATTCTAATTCTGGCTGAGTGACTCAGCATTCAGAGACACTCGTTATCTCAGTCAGCTGTGCTGCTGAAGCTATTTTATTAGCATTTTAATAAAGATAGCCTAATTAGCTTGTCTTTTTTAAATTACTTGCTTATTATTCCATATCCTCATAACATCAATAAGTCATGTAAAGTAATTTCATACATCATAAAACTGGGAACAACTAACACAGCAAATGCGTCAGACAAATCAGCATCCCCCTCTTTCGGTTGAAAccacccacacactgacacagcagTTGATAAAATATCTGATTCAAAAATAGGACAATTATTGCGTGGGCGGAACATTTCCTGAAACTGCATTTTTAATTTGAACGTCTCATGTCTTTGTTTACCCTGTTATCTCATTGTGAACGAGGGAGCAGATCTTTACGGCTCCCATGGCCCAGGAATCACCTGAAGGCTTAAGTGCTGCATGTGTTTGGGCCTCCCACCAAGCCCAAATCAGGGCACCAGGGTGGAGATTAATGAGGGGCTGGCTGAGTGACACAAAGAGGGGCTGGGTCCGGTTCTCTGGCCATGGGTCTCCTGCAGGCAGTTCATTGTGTGGGTAGCTAGGTCCTACTGTATACAGTCTCTCTGTGGGAGAGTGAGTGCAGCCACCACACATCACGAGAGGGTTTGAACTGTGTCGTATGCACAGGTCTCCTTGGCAACTAATAACAGGTCCCACTGTCAATGAGCAAGCTCCCTACCTTCTCCACACTGCCAAACAAGCAGCAGGcaggtgtctgtttgtgtgcttGTTGGCCAGGTAATTGGGTAGTCTGTCAAAGGAGTAGGCAGATGTTATTCCTACGGGCCATATAGGCTTTACTAGTGTTTGATTAGTCATGTCAAGCACTGTAACACTTATCTATTGAGCACATAGCCTCACTGTTGAAGTGTTTCAAAACAACATTTCAATCAAAACTGATTATGAGCCAATGTTGTGATGTTAGCAGATAGGAGAACGGTCCCTCGGCATCAGCAGCCCCCCGGAGCCACAGAGCCTCCTCCACACCTGCATCGCAGCCAGATGCTCAGCGCTGGCCTGGAGAGTTTGGTCCATCTCAGAGAATTCAGGGAAGGAGGGGGGCAGGTCCCCAACAGTCAAGGAGGACCACTGCACCCCGACAGGACAAAGGTCAGTGAGTTTAATACGAACATTTTTGCGGCAAttaaatttattttaaaatgttcattATATAACGGTCTAGCCTGAACTATTTTCACTACAATTGTGTCTCTTAAACATGATCTTTGGCCAAAAGCAGGGAGCCCATGTGAGGGATGCAGGTTTCCAGCAGCCCACAGTGGCTTCCAGGCTGAGAGTGTGTCAGCAGCCACAGAAGGAGGCCTCTGTGCCCTGGATACCCACGTCACCTCACTctcctaaacaacaacaacagcggtGAACTCTTTTGTAACTTACTCTCGCTGTgtattctctctccttcacttagTCTCTTTTAATTGTCGTTTTTTTCTAATCCACTTCCACTTGTGTTATGTGACCAGCTCCCCTCAGAAGAGGCCAGAGCCTCGATGTCTCTTCTCCCCCCTGAAGCCCTCCTCAGGACCCTCAGAGCAGCAACTAGTTGGTGTGGTGACAGCAGAGCAGGACCAGGGTCTGacctctgatagacagagacaaGCCCACAACGAAGCCATCAGGTCAGTGATAATGACAGTAATAAATTGTATTTGCGTAATGCTTTTCCTTTAACACAGAAAACATAAACCATTGGACATGGCAAACAACCTTGTTCCTTATTAGTCTCACTTGTTTGAGGTTTTAGTTGATGTATAATATAGCAAAATTAATGAACCAAAGGAAACTGCCCAGGGAACAGTTAAATTAATGGATCTGCTCATTTTGAGTAATTAAGTCATTTAAAACCCTGATCTCAGACCCCACTTTCTGAAAGCTGCAAGCAATACTCTGATTCCAATTCAAAGTTAATTTCTCCAATAAATTCAATCTACATGCTTGCTTCTTCGATTGggggcatttttttttttttaagcaccGTGATGGATAGCAGTACCTGTCTTCCTGCACTAAATTCAAGTGCACAGCAACCCTCTGCACTAATCAAATCTTAATTAGTGCAATTGAGGTCTATAATTAATCCAACGCCTGCAGCCTGCTTTCGGTAGCTAACATTAGgactggttctgtctgtgttgtactgtgtgtttTATGTGAATGTACAGGCAGGCCTGGCTGGACAGGATGACCATGCAGAGACTGAGGGACCTAAATCAGCTGAGTAAAGATGAAGCAGAACGCATCCAGAGACTCCGGTACACTAGTGTAGTACTACGTCCTGTACACACTCCCTGTCATAGCCTGGGAACAAATATACTGTTAGTCTACCCTGTCAAGCTAAAAGTGGAAGGTCAAAATATTTTGTAGTTGTGTCAAGGTACTTGTTCCTCAGTGTGAAACTATTAAAACTGAAGCCCTCCAGGTTTGTGACAAGTATGAGTCTGGAAATCAATGGACAAACACAATATTACCAAGCCAGAGCGGAATAACTGAGTAAAAAGACAGGATTCAAAGCCTATATATTGTCACACCaggcttgtgcgtgtgtgtgtgtgtgtgtgtgtgtgcgtgtgtgtgtgtgtgtgtcaggtctgaGGTGGGCTCTCCAACCCAGTGGGCTGAGAGAGCTGAGCAGGAGGCCCGAGGGAGACTTCAGCCTCTGTTGAACCAAGCCCTGGTAAAACAAACATTTCAACTCTCCTCTCAAAAAATAAAGGGTTGTATCCACACAAAAAAAGAGACTTTAGACAATCCTTTTAGTTTTCTTCTTGCTTTTCAGCAGGCAGGGAATAAATAACTGAGTGTGTAATTTTTCTGCCACTCAATACCCACATTGTTGTTACATAAGAAAAGCCTGGACCAGGGAGCCCCCCCCCCATGGAATCCACTGCCCTCAGAGGAGTGGGAAAATCAATACATCTCATTTGTAATTGAAAAATCCATACAGCTCTTTACCACCAGATTTGTGCCACCACAGTGAAATGAATAGGGAATTTACAGGCCTAGGGTGTACTgctgcagccttgtgtatgtgcTGAGTGACAAGACTGAGTTAGAGTAGGAGAGGTTGGTGTTAGGTAGGAGAAGGTCAGTAGTGGTGTGGTACTGAGCTTGCCCCACCTGTGTACCCCAGCAGATGGGAGCTGCTGCCTCTCAGACCCGGGACAGAAAGGCCACATCGTCACTGAGGCATCAACTGTCTGAACAGGCTGCAGACAGAGAGGAACCCTGTCATATCGTAATGATACTGACCTATATTACCGTTTTGATTTATGTTTTCTAAGTATTTGAGTCCCAAATGcccgtagggctctggtcaatagtagtgcactatatagggaatagggtgccatttggggaaaCAGTCCTGAAGTGATTCCATAAAACCCTTTCCCATGTGCTGAGCTCTGTGCTATCTACATCCCTCTCCAGGCTGCGGAGAGCGCTGAGGTGCTGAGTGAGGCCCTGCTAGAGGAGCTGCTGGCCGATGCAGCGCGGGCCGCCTGGGcggtggagacagacaggcggacagagggtttggcccagctccagctccaaGCCCCCACCCTGGAGAGCATGCTGCTAcgcatggaggagatggaggtgaGCCCTGAGCACAGCCCTATGGAAAGGCCACCACACAGGGAGTTTGAAAGGGCACCACTGGTCAGTTTATGTGATGTTTGACAGCCTTGGTCAAGCTGTGCCGTGGAGACAGTGAATTCACTGTCCAGTCCTGTCTGGATTCCTGAAAAGACTTTGTATTATTGTTTGGCTgaataattaattaaaataatGTACTTCTGTTGTCTATGTGTCTGAGCAGAAAGACCAGGAAGCTGTGAGGAGGCGTTTTGCTACCCTCACATACTCAGACCCTTACTACTGGAACAGAAGGGACACTACTGGTGAGTAAACAGACCAAGTAACTCCTCCACACAGCCACCACACACTTTTGCATGGGGGTTTGAATTGTTGTTCCTCTGGTACCCTGCAGGTGAAGGTATTGTGT is a window from the Oncorhynchus tshawytscha isolate Ot180627B linkage group LG14, Otsh_v2.0, whole genome shotgun sequence genome containing:
- the kiaa0753 gene encoding protein moonraker isoform X4, translating into MAANFLKESPMTLGQSKSWVTLGTNRSSRLSQNQLLFNAAMPANAYNRATQVGPPAPIVIEKLMPWVEKRDDLDSTCSSLCFSALSEERLLAAVRLAKRDLRKRRQESLNSSPIRPQPEETTPIKDNVEQKGVVPKGRSKTAGPKEDVIQSGAKVLVYTPQKYVSIPPGPDHGRSPPTKDPGPRQTASKEPHTALSQEVRRLQRELANFIQRIDQLANRGRMVVEPLEPDEQRRVVVRRQEQAARSARIIYVLQQQVKEIQEDLDKLRSQKIQHTNKSRAMDRLAAAHRGAVRAMQVFTNQLSDTSEGGMPSYYKELGQLIRQLSLCSAKVEVGQGSAVPETALDILLKLETLDTALSKQESHGQRRQARVRSSSPARHRRSPHRSTSPPRPPRGPATRGLRGPRRAAGPKKSFPADRRTVPRHQQPPGATEPPPHLHRSQMLSAGLESLVHLREFREGGGQVPNSQGGPLHPDRTKQGAHVRDAGFQQPTVASRLRVCQQPQKEASVPWIPTSPHSPKQQQQRSPQKRPEPRCLFSPLKPSSGPSEQQLVGVVTAEQDQGLTSDRQRQAHNEAIRQAWLDRMTMQRLRDLNQLSKDEAERIQRLRSEVGSPTQWAERAEQEARGRLQPLLNQALQMGAAASQTRDRKATSSLRHQLSEQAADREEPCHIAAESAEVLSEALLEELLADAARAAWAVETDRRTEGLAQLQLQAPTLESMLLRMEEMEKDQEAVRRRFATLTYSDPYYWNRRDTTGSQRSVPISRPVSPQPVRITRPALRHTTTADIVLESPVETGHSVLFEGSIREEVSPGQPGSSSTFPAPGERWGDGTRLSVPASMQRNILQYRQDHEAYLRLVAHEAVGSFNPWAIADSLSEELMSEALADVAAEFQDVCEEYAEAVFTSEFLQPITSPPASVPPFDIQ
- the kiaa0753 gene encoding protein moonraker isoform X7; the protein is MPANAYNRATQVGPPAPIVIEKLMPWVEKRDDLDSTCSSLCFSALSEERLLAAVRLAKRDLRKRRQESLNSSPIRPQPEETTPIKDNVEQQKGVVPKGRSKTAGPKEDVIQSGAKVLVYTPQKYVSIPPGPDHGRSPPTKDPGPRQTASKEPHTALSQEVRRLQRELANFIQRIDQLANRGRMVVEPLEPDEQRRVVVRRQEQAARSARIIYVLQQQVKEIQEDLDKLRSQKIQHTNKSRAMDRLAAAHRGAVRAMQVFTNQLSDTSEGGMPSYYKELGQLIRQLSLCSAKVEVGQGSAVPETALDILLKLETLDTALSKQESHGQRRQARVRSSSPARHRRSPHRSTSPPRPPRGPATRGLRGPRRAAGPKKSFPADRRTVPRHQQPPGATEPPPHLHRSQMLSAGLESLVHLREFREGGGQVPNSQGGPLHPDRTKQGAHVRDAGFQQPTVASRLRVCQQPQKEASVPWIPTSPHSPKQQQQRSPQKRPEPRCLFSPLKPSSGPSEQQLVGVVTAEQDQGLTSDRQRQAHNEAIRQAWLDRMTMQRLRDLNQLSKDEAERIQRLRSEVGSPTQWAERAEQEARGRLQPLLNQALQMGAAASQTRDRKATSSLRHQLSEQAADREEPCHIAAESAEVLSEALLEELLADAARAAWAVETDRRTEGLAQLQLQAPTLESMLLRMEEMEKDQEAVRRRFATLTYSDPYYWNRRDTTGSQRSVPISRPVSPQPVRITRPALRHTTTADIVLESPVETGHSVLFEGSIREEVSPGQPGSSSTFPAPGERWGDGTRLSVPASMQRNILQYRQDHEAYLRLVAHEAVGSFNPWAIADSLSEELMSEALADVAAEFQDVCEEYAEAVFTSEFLQPITSPPASVPPFDIQ
- the kiaa0753 gene encoding protein moonraker isoform X1, with protein sequence MAANFLKESPMTLGQSKSWVTLGTNRSSRLSQNQLLFNAAMPANAYNRATQVGPPAPIVIEKLMPWVEKRDDLDSTCSSLCFSALSEERLLAAVRLAKRDLRKRRQESLNSSPIRPQPEETTPIKDNVEQQKGVVPKGRSKTAGPKEDVIQSGAKVLVYTPQKYVSIPPGPDHGRSPPTKDPGPRQTASKEPHTALSQEVRRLQRELANFIQRIDQLANRGRMVVEPLEPDEQRRVVVRRQEQAARSARIIYVLQQQVKEIQEDLDKLRSQKIQHTNKSRAMDRLAAAHRGAVRAMQVFTNQLSDTSEGGMPSYYKELGQLIRQLSLCSAKVEVGQGSAVPETALDILLKLETLDTALSKQESHGQRRQARVRSSSPARHRRSPHRSTSPPRPPRGPATRGLRGPRRAAGPKKSFPADRRTVPRHQQPPGATEPPPHLHRSQMLSAGLESLVHLREFREGGGQVPNSQGGPLHPDRTKQGAHVRDAGFQQPTVASRLRVCQQPQKEASVPWIPTSPHSPKQQQQRSPQKRPEPRCLFSPLKPSSGPSEQQLVGVVTAEQDQGLTSDRQRQAHNEAIRQAWLDRMTMQRLRDLNQLSKDEAERIQRLRSEVGSPTQWAERAEQEARGRLQPLLNQALQMGAAASQTRDRKATSSLRHQLSEQAADREEPCHIAAESAEVLSEALLEELLADAARAAWAVETDRRTEGLAQLQLQAPTLESMLLRMEEMEKDQEAVRRRFATLTYSDPYYWNRRDTTGSQRSVPISRPVSPQPVRITRPALRHTTTADIVLESPVETGHSVLFEGSIREEVSPGQPGSSSTFPAPGERWGDGTRLSVPASMQRNILQYRQDHEAYLRLVAHEAVGSFNPWAIADSLSEELMSEALADVAAEFQDVCEEYAEAVFTSEFLQPITSPPASVPPFDIQ